One window of the Rhodococcus sovatensis genome contains the following:
- the hsaB gene encoding 3-hydroxy-9,10-secoandrosta-1,3,5(10)-triene-9,17-dione monooxygenase reductase subunit, whose product MTFDPRTFRTTLGQFCTGITIVTTVDGDDPVGFACQSFAALSLEPPLVLFCPTKGSRSWSAIEKSGRFAVNVLGEDQQDTCARFGSREPDKFAGVHWSPSELGSPILSGSLAHVDCTVETVHDGGDHFIVVGRVHSLGEVRGERPLLFYRGQYSGIEPDKTVPAPWRNDLEAFLTAASSDTWL is encoded by the coding sequence ATGACGTTCGATCCCCGCACGTTCCGGACCACGCTCGGCCAGTTCTGTACCGGGATCACTATCGTCACCACTGTCGACGGCGATGATCCTGTCGGGTTCGCCTGCCAGTCCTTCGCGGCGCTCTCGTTGGAACCACCGCTCGTACTGTTCTGTCCGACAAAGGGTTCGAGGTCGTGGTCGGCAATCGAGAAGTCGGGACGCTTCGCCGTCAACGTGCTCGGTGAAGACCAGCAGGACACGTGCGCCAGGTTCGGCTCGCGGGAGCCGGACAAGTTCGCCGGCGTGCACTGGAGTCCGTCGGAACTGGGCTCGCCGATTCTGTCCGGATCGCTGGCGCACGTCGATTGCACGGTCGAGACTGTTCACGATGGCGGTGACCACTTCATCGTCGTCGGACGCGTCCATTCCCTCGGTGAAGTCCGCGGCGAACGCCCGTTGTTGTTCTACCGAGGTCAGTACTCCGGCATCGAGCCGGACAAGACTGTTCCGGCGCCGTGGCGCAACGATCTGGAGGCGTTTCTGACGGCCGCTTCCTCGGATACTTGGCTGTGA
- the hsaC gene encoding iron-dependent extradiol dioxygenase HsaC, with protein MGIRSLAYMRIEATDMDAWRQYGLKVLGMVEGKGVVPGALYLRMDDFPARLVIVPGEKDRLLVSGWETANAAELQSIRDSLDAAGVPYKEGTAEQVQDRRVDELIVFEDPSGNTLEAFHGAALEHRRLVSPYGHRFVTGEQGLGHVVLSTDDDEVSLRFYRDVLGFRLRDSMRLPPQMMGRPADGPPAWLRFFGCNPRHHSLAFLPMPTPSGIVHLMIEVENSDDVGLALDRALRKKVPMSATLGRHVNDLMLSFYMKTPGGFDIEFGCEGRQVEDDAWVARESTAVSLWGHDFSVGMK; from the coding sequence ATGGGAATCCGTTCACTGGCCTACATGCGCATCGAGGCCACCGACATGGACGCCTGGCGGCAGTACGGCCTCAAGGTGCTCGGCATGGTCGAGGGTAAGGGCGTCGTACCAGGTGCCCTGTACCTGAGGATGGACGACTTTCCGGCTCGTCTCGTCATCGTGCCGGGGGAGAAGGATCGCCTGCTCGTATCCGGATGGGAGACTGCGAATGCCGCCGAGCTGCAGTCCATTCGAGATTCCCTGGACGCAGCGGGAGTTCCGTACAAGGAGGGAACGGCGGAGCAGGTCCAGGATCGCCGCGTCGACGAGCTGATCGTGTTCGAGGATCCGTCGGGCAACACGCTCGAGGCGTTCCACGGTGCGGCGCTGGAGCATCGGCGACTTGTGAGTCCGTACGGACACAGGTTCGTGACGGGCGAGCAGGGTCTGGGACACGTGGTGCTGTCGACGGACGACGACGAAGTCTCACTGCGGTTCTACCGGGATGTCCTGGGATTCCGCCTGCGTGACTCGATGCGTCTGCCACCTCAGATGATGGGCAGGCCAGCAGACGGCCCGCCTGCGTGGTTGCGGTTCTTCGGATGCAACCCGCGGCACCATAGTCTGGCATTCCTGCCGATGCCGACTCCCAGCGGAATCGTCCACCTGATGATCGAGGTGGAGAATTCCGACGACGTGGGCTTGGCGTTGGATCGCGCGCTGCGGAAGAAGGTACCGATGTCGGCGACACTCGGCCGCCACGTCAACGATCTGATGCTCTCGTTCTATATGAAGACGCCTGGTGGATTCGACATCGAGTTCGGCTGTGAAGGACGGCAAGTCGAGGACGATGCCTGGGTCGCGCGCGAAAGTACAGCCGTGAGCCTGTGGGGACACGACTTCTCGGTCGGGATGAAGTAA
- a CDS encoding GNAT family N-acetyltransferase, which produces MITFRRVVEADFPLIAEWLSQPHVARWWNQEFTAEAVERDFGPVARGEEPAEDLLAFEDDVPFAHVQRCRWSDYPEELDAIAQFVEMPDEATTIDYLIGDVAQTHKGRGTRLIAALVEDTWNAYPASNTIIVPVVAGNRASWRALERAGFRRVGEAQLAADNPIDPPLHYVQRIDRPVIGS; this is translated from the coding sequence GTGATCACTTTTCGTCGTGTCGTCGAAGCGGACTTCCCGCTGATCGCTGAGTGGCTGTCACAACCCCACGTCGCGCGCTGGTGGAATCAGGAATTCACCGCGGAGGCGGTCGAACGAGACTTCGGGCCGGTCGCGCGCGGCGAGGAACCCGCCGAGGACCTTCTGGCATTCGAGGACGATGTACCGTTCGCGCACGTGCAACGGTGTAGGTGGAGCGACTACCCGGAGGAGCTCGACGCCATTGCACAGTTCGTCGAGATGCCCGACGAGGCAACGACGATCGACTACCTCATCGGGGACGTCGCTCAAACGCACAAGGGTCGCGGAACCCGCCTGATTGCGGCGCTCGTCGAGGACACATGGAATGCGTATCCGGCGTCGAACACGATCATCGTTCCGGTAGTTGCCGGCAACCGTGCGTCGTGGAGGGCGTTGGAGAGGGCAGGTTTTCGACGCGTCGGCGAGGCGCAATTGGCGGCCGACAATCCGATCGACCCGCCGTTGCACTACGTTCAGCGGATCGACCGTCCGGTCATCGGATCCTGA
- a CDS encoding acetoacetate decarboxylase family protein: MTSHTVLGQRIEMPVHVRSARSAMALFSVDAARAQRSIDYAGLKIRTFRPGRGLCALIFVRYEDGDLGPYNEFGVIFPTSTGVLIHRLPVDGDFTMAAGRQIWGFPKELADFDASYGSTFDGRLSQDGREILRLELGAGLPAPGRAFARPLDAYSCLDGVTRSTSWTMTPGTVRTRPGGARLTLGEGPLASELRQLDISRHALLTTHMPSLRMEFGDAVRIR, encoded by the coding sequence GTGACCTCGCATACCGTGCTCGGACAGCGCATCGAGATGCCGGTGCACGTCCGCAGCGCCAGGTCCGCGATGGCGTTGTTCTCCGTCGATGCAGCACGCGCACAACGATCTATCGACTACGCGGGACTGAAGATCCGCACGTTCCGGCCTGGGCGGGGGCTGTGCGCGCTCATCTTCGTGCGCTACGAGGACGGAGATCTCGGGCCGTACAACGAATTCGGCGTCATTTTCCCCACTTCGACGGGGGTACTCATCCATCGTCTGCCCGTCGACGGCGACTTCACGATGGCGGCGGGCCGACAGATCTGGGGATTTCCGAAGGAACTGGCGGACTTCGACGCCTCGTACGGTTCGACTTTCGACGGCCGACTGAGTCAGGACGGTCGGGAGATTCTCCGACTCGAGCTGGGTGCGGGTCTGCCCGCCCCCGGCCGCGCATTCGCTCGGCCGCTCGATGCCTACTCGTGTCTCGACGGCGTCACCCGAAGCACGAGCTGGACGATGACACCCGGAACAGTCAGGACGAGGCCGGGCGGCGCTCGACTCACCCTGGGCGAGGGTCCGCTCGCTTCCGAGCTACGTCAGCTGGACATCTCGCGACACGCACTGCTGACGACGCATATGCCCTCTCTACGTATGGAATTCGGGGACGCCGTCAGGATCCGATGA
- the hsaA gene encoding 3-hydroxy-9,10-secoandrosta-1,3,5(10)-triene-9,17-dione monooxygenase oxygenase subunit, giving the protein MERLDALLPALRERAQETEDLRRLPDETVKSLQETGFFRLLQPAQWGGYEEDPVLFYSAVKKIASACGSTGWVSSIIGVHNWHLALFTQQAQEDVWGQDTDVRISSSYAPMGAGTVVDGGYRLSGAWQWSSGCDHASWAMLGGPVIKDGRPVDFVTFLVPREDYRIDDVWNVVGLRGTGSNTVVVEDKFVPTHRVLSFKKMNDGTAEGLGRNTAPVYRMPWGTIHPTTISAPIVGMAEGAYAAHVEHQGKRVRKAFVGETGKDDPFAKVRIAEASSDIDAAWRQLSGNVADEYEVLKSGNEVPIELRLRARRDQVRATGRSVASIDLLFESAGASALQNDAPLQRFWRDAHAGRVHAANDPERAYQMFGGGEFGLPLKDTMV; this is encoded by the coding sequence ATGGAGAGGCTGGACGCCTTGCTGCCGGCGCTGCGCGAACGCGCGCAGGAGACCGAGGATCTGCGGCGTCTTCCCGACGAAACGGTCAAGTCTTTGCAGGAGACGGGGTTTTTTCGTCTGTTGCAGCCCGCGCAGTGGGGCGGATACGAGGAAGACCCTGTGCTGTTCTACTCGGCGGTCAAGAAGATAGCGAGTGCCTGCGGATCGACGGGCTGGGTCTCGTCGATCATCGGAGTCCACAACTGGCACCTGGCCTTGTTCACGCAACAGGCGCAGGAGGACGTCTGGGGTCAGGATACCGACGTCAGAATCTCGTCGTCGTACGCGCCGATGGGCGCGGGAACCGTCGTCGACGGTGGTTATCGACTCTCGGGTGCATGGCAGTGGTCCTCCGGCTGTGACCATGCGTCCTGGGCGATGCTCGGCGGGCCGGTCATCAAGGACGGTCGACCGGTGGACTTCGTGACGTTCCTCGTTCCACGAGAGGACTACCGCATCGACGACGTCTGGAACGTGGTCGGTCTTCGCGGCACCGGCAGCAATACCGTTGTGGTCGAGGACAAGTTCGTCCCGACGCACCGAGTTCTGAGCTTCAAGAAGATGAACGACGGAACTGCCGAGGGGCTCGGGCGCAACACTGCGCCGGTCTACCGGATGCCTTGGGGAACAATACATCCGACGACGATCTCGGCACCGATCGTCGGAATGGCGGAAGGCGCCTACGCCGCGCACGTCGAGCATCAGGGCAAGCGCGTCCGCAAAGCATTCGTCGGTGAGACCGGCAAGGACGACCCGTTCGCGAAAGTGCGCATCGCCGAAGCCAGTAGCGATATCGATGCGGCGTGGCGTCAGCTGTCGGGAAATGTCGCCGACGAATACGAGGTGCTGAAATCCGGCAACGAGGTTCCCATCGAACTGAGACTGCGTGCCCGACGCGATCAGGTGCGCGCCACCGGTAGGTCCGTCGCGTCGATCGATCTGCTCTTCGAGAGTGCGGGCGCATCTGCGCTGCAGAACGATGCTCCGCTGCAACGATTCTGGCGTGACGCTCACGCCGGCCGCGTACACGCCGCGAACGATCCCGAACGTGCGTATCAGATGTTCGGCGGAGGCGAATTCGGGCTCCCGTTGAAGGACACGATGGTATGA
- a CDS encoding IS110 family transposase, which translates to MNTNRTSIGLDVHARSTAAAAIDGMTGEVFESKLTTDHQQILSWIRSLPGPTAVVYEAGPTGFGLYRSLTAAGINCTVAAPSKLQRPAGDRIKTDARDALHLAKLLRLDEVTAVSIPTVAQEAARDLVRAREDCRGDLMRARHRLSKLLLRHDIVYRDGSAWTQTHDRWLRSTARPLLTETASRAAFDSDYDHTLTMIARRARLDTAIEEIAENSEFTPIVHRLGCLRGVATLTALALTVEIGDWKRFTGNTIGAFVGLVPTEYSSGGSRVQGSITKTGNTHLRRLLIESAWHHRPENRLSAGLVRRQQFADPAARARGQAGNARLHERWVRFGLRRKRPVVANVAIARELAGWCWSLAVMDDDGRMT; encoded by the coding sequence GTGAATACAAATCGTACGAGTATCGGCCTGGATGTGCACGCACGATCGACTGCAGCAGCAGCAATCGACGGCATGACAGGGGAAGTGTTCGAATCCAAACTCACAACCGATCACCAGCAGATACTGTCCTGGATCCGCTCTCTACCAGGCCCGACAGCAGTGGTCTACGAAGCCGGACCCACCGGCTTCGGGCTCTACCGATCCTTGACCGCCGCCGGGATCAACTGCACAGTCGCTGCACCCTCGAAACTACAAAGACCGGCCGGGGACCGCATCAAAACCGATGCCCGCGACGCCCTGCACCTGGCGAAACTACTCCGACTCGATGAAGTCACCGCCGTCTCGATTCCCACCGTCGCCCAGGAAGCGGCCCGCGATCTGGTCCGCGCCCGCGAAGACTGCCGCGGCGATCTGATGCGGGCCCGCCACCGCCTTTCGAAACTGCTGCTCCGCCACGACATCGTCTACCGCGACGGCTCAGCATGGACGCAGACCCACGACCGGTGGCTGCGCAGTACGGCACGCCCGTTGCTGACCGAAACCGCGTCACGGGCGGCATTCGACTCCGACTACGACCACACCTTGACCATGATCGCCCGCCGCGCACGCCTGGACACCGCGATCGAAGAGATCGCCGAGAACAGTGAATTCACCCCGATCGTGCACCGCCTGGGATGTCTACGCGGTGTCGCGACACTGACTGCACTCGCCTTGACTGTGGAGATCGGTGACTGGAAACGGTTCACCGGCAATACTATCGGAGCATTCGTTGGATTGGTTCCCACCGAATACTCCTCCGGTGGTTCCCGGGTTCAAGGCTCGATCACCAAAACCGGGAACACACATCTGCGGCGGTTGTTGATCGAGTCGGCGTGGCATCACCGACCCGAGAATCGTCTCAGTGCCGGGTTGGTGCGACGTCAACAGTTCGCCGACCCGGCAGCACGTGCCCGAGGGCAAGCCGGCAATGCGCGTCTGCACGAGCGGTGGGTGCGTTTCGGGCTGCGTCGCAAGCGGCCGGTCGTGGCGAACGTCGCGATCGCGCGTGAACTCGCTGGCTGGTGCTGGTCGCTTGCTGTCATGGACGATGACGGCCGGATGACCTGA
- a CDS encoding helix-turn-helix domain-containing protein: protein MDRKRRGPYICGIDAAMDVVSGKWKSLILWELNNYGVRRFGELKKGLPGVSEKMLVQHLREMEEDDLVHREVYREVPPRVEYSLTVHGKSLNAALGSLGDWGTERQQRLRRSGAVE, encoded by the coding sequence CGGTATCGATGCCGCAATGGACGTGGTGTCCGGAAAGTGGAAGTCACTGATTCTGTGGGAGCTGAACAACTACGGCGTTCGACGCTTCGGAGAACTGAAGAAAGGACTCCCCGGGGTCAGCGAAAAGATGCTCGTACAGCATCTGCGCGAGATGGAGGAGGACGATCTCGTTCACCGCGAGGTATACCGAGAAGTGCCTCCGCGTGTCGAGTACTCGTTGACCGTCCACGGGAAATCACTCAACGCTGCGTTGGGTTCGCTCGGTGATTGGGGAACCGAGCGCCAGCAGCGGCTCCGCCGCAGTGGCGCGGTTGAGTAG
- a CDS encoding SDR family oxidoreductase — protein sequence MTEFEGKSILVTGGGSGIGLGIATALADAGATVTIVGRTKSKLENAAEATSLRTFPADVTDEDAVVDAVAFATSHTGRLDGVVACAGGNETIAPVTQIDAAAWRRTVELNVTGTMLTLKHSARELVRGGGGSFVAISSIASNNTHRWFGAYGVSKSGVDHLVKLAADELGASNVRVNGIRPGLTRTDLVALITDGGPILDDYLQCTPLNRVGEVSDIAALAIFLLGEASSWITGQIINVDGGQSLRRGPDYTSMLEQVFGADGLRGVTA from the coding sequence ATGACCGAATTCGAAGGAAAGTCGATCCTCGTGACAGGAGGGGGAAGCGGCATCGGGCTCGGCATCGCCACCGCGCTCGCCGACGCAGGCGCGACCGTCACCATCGTCGGTCGTACCAAGAGCAAGCTCGAGAACGCGGCCGAAGCCACATCGTTGCGAACCTTCCCTGCCGACGTCACCGACGAGGATGCCGTCGTCGATGCTGTCGCTTTCGCGACCTCGCACACAGGCAGGCTCGACGGCGTTGTCGCCTGCGCAGGCGGCAACGAAACGATTGCACCTGTGACACAGATCGATGCGGCGGCGTGGCGCCGCACCGTCGAGTTGAACGTGACCGGAACGATGTTGACGCTCAAGCATTCTGCTCGCGAACTCGTGCGCGGCGGTGGCGGATCGTTCGTGGCGATATCGTCCATCGCCAGCAACAACACCCATCGATGGTTCGGGGCATACGGGGTGTCGAAATCCGGCGTCGACCATCTCGTGAAACTCGCCGCGGACGAACTCGGGGCGAGCAACGTCCGTGTCAACGGCATCAGACCAGGTCTGACTCGAACGGATCTCGTCGCGTTGATCACCGACGGCGGACCGATCCTCGACGACTACCTGCAGTGCACGCCGTTGAATCGCGTCGGCGAGGTATCGGACATCGCCGCACTCGCGATATTCCTGCTCGGCGAGGCATCCTCGTGGATCACCGGCCAGATCATCAACGTCGACGGCGGCCAGAGCCTGCGCCGCGGACCCGATTACACGTCGATGCTCGAGCAAGTCTTCGGCGCCGACGGCCTCAGAGGTGTGACGGCGTGA
- the hsaD gene encoding 4,5:9,10-diseco-3-hydroxy-5,9,17-trioxoandrosta-1(10),2-diene-4-oate hydrolase produces the protein MTAVAESITYESTSKFAQVRDDLTLHYHEAGVGNDTTIVLLHGGGPGASGWSNFAANIPVLAQHFHVLCVDQPGFGRSDKPTEHPQYFVHSSSALKDLLAHLKIDRVHLLGNSLGGGTAVRFALDYPERAGRLVLMGPGGLSINLFAPDPTEGVKNLGNFSAPPGPSKEKLEAFLKVMVYDQSLITEELLQQRYEQASTPESLAAMKAMGKSFGGADYEKGMLWREAYKLRQRVLLIWGREDRVNPIDGALVALKTIPRAQLHVFGRCGHWAQVEMADEFNRLTTAFLTEGS, from the coding sequence ATGACCGCGGTAGCCGAATCGATCACCTACGAGTCGACGTCGAAGTTTGCCCAGGTGCGCGACGATCTGACCTTGCACTACCACGAAGCCGGCGTTGGAAACGACACCACGATAGTGCTGCTGCACGGTGGTGGGCCTGGAGCATCGGGCTGGTCCAACTTTGCCGCCAACATTCCAGTTCTCGCGCAACACTTTCACGTGCTGTGTGTCGACCAACCAGGATTCGGGCGGTCCGACAAGCCGACCGAGCATCCGCAGTACTTCGTGCACAGCAGTTCGGCTCTGAAGGATCTGCTTGCCCATCTGAAAATCGATCGTGTTCACCTGCTGGGGAATTCGCTCGGCGGAGGAACGGCGGTCCGGTTCGCACTCGACTATCCCGAGCGAGCGGGCAGATTGGTGCTCATGGGTCCCGGAGGGTTGAGCATCAATCTGTTTGCACCCGATCCCACCGAGGGCGTCAAGAATCTCGGCAACTTCTCTGCACCACCCGGGCCGTCGAAGGAGAAGCTCGAGGCATTTCTGAAGGTGATGGTCTACGACCAGTCGCTGATCACCGAGGAATTGCTGCAACAACGCTACGAACAGGCGTCGACGCCGGAGTCTCTCGCCGCGATGAAGGCGATGGGAAAGTCGTTCGGTGGCGCCGACTACGAAAAGGGCATGTTGTGGCGTGAGGCGTACAAGCTTCGGCAACGTGTGTTGCTGATCTGGGGGCGCGAGGACAGGGTGAATCCGATCGACGGAGCGCTCGTCGCGTTGAAGACCATTCCGCGGGCGCAACTTCACGTGTTCGGACGGTGCGGGCACTGGGCTCAGGTCGAGATGGCAGACGAGTTCAATCGCTTGACCACCGCATTCTTGACCGAGGGGAGCTGA
- a CDS encoding Rieske 2Fe-2S domain-containing protein has protein sequence MARIREIDVGETPTRYARGWHCLGLTKTFMDGAPHAVLAFGTKLVVFADSSGKIVVLDGYCRHMGGDLTQGTVKGDEIACPFHDWRWGASGKCTEIPYARRVPPLARTRSWTTLDRNGQLFVWNDAEGNPPPEDVTIPRIDGAYSDDWTDWTWNSMVIEGANCREIIDNVVDMAHFFYIHYAFPTYFKNVFEGHIASQYLNTKGRPDIGMASQYGGDTLLMSEASYYGPSYMINPLTNIYGGYEVKSVLINCHYPIDQNSFVLQWGITVQKPEGIDDKTASKLAEKFTEGISVGFLQDVEIWKNKTKIDNPLLCEEDGPVYQLRRWYDQFYVDVAEVNEKMTGRFEFEVDTTKANEAWQHEVEENLAKQAAEKADA, from the coding sequence ATGGCAAGGATTCGCGAGATCGACGTCGGCGAGACACCGACTCGCTATGCACGCGGTTGGCATTGCCTCGGTCTGACCAAGACATTCATGGACGGCGCCCCACACGCTGTGCTTGCCTTCGGCACCAAGCTGGTCGTGTTCGCCGATTCGTCGGGCAAGATCGTCGTCCTCGACGGCTACTGCCGACACATGGGTGGAGATCTCACTCAGGGAACCGTCAAGGGCGACGAGATCGCATGCCCCTTCCACGACTGGCGGTGGGGAGCCAGTGGAAAGTGCACCGAGATTCCCTATGCCCGACGCGTCCCGCCTCTGGCCCGGACGCGTTCGTGGACGACGCTCGATCGGAACGGGCAGTTGTTCGTCTGGAACGACGCCGAGGGCAATCCGCCGCCCGAGGACGTGACCATTCCGCGCATCGACGGCGCCTACAGCGACGACTGGACCGACTGGACCTGGAACTCCATGGTCATCGAAGGCGCGAACTGCCGCGAAATCATCGACAACGTCGTCGACATGGCTCATTTCTTCTACATCCACTACGCGTTCCCGACCTACTTCAAGAATGTGTTCGAAGGTCACATCGCGTCGCAGTACTTGAACACCAAGGGCCGCCCGGACATCGGAATGGCGTCACAGTACGGCGGCGACACTCTCCTGATGTCCGAGGCGTCGTATTACGGTCCGTCGTACATGATCAATCCACTGACCAATATCTACGGCGGCTACGAAGTAAAGAGCGTTCTGATCAACTGCCACTACCCCATCGATCAGAACTCGTTCGTCCTGCAATGGGGAATCACCGTGCAGAAGCCCGAAGGTATCGACGACAAGACCGCGAGCAAACTGGCGGAGAAATTCACCGAAGGCATCAGCGTCGGTTTCCTTCAGGATGTGGAGATCTGGAAGAACAAGACCAAGATCGACAATCCCCTGCTGTGCGAGGAGGACGGACCGGTCTACCAATTGCGACGCTGGTACGACCAGTTCTACGTCGACGTCGCCGAGGTGAACGAGAAGATGACCGGGCGCTTCGAATTCGAGGTCGACACCACGAAAGCCAATGAGGCGTGGCAGCACGAAGTCGAAGAGAACCTCGCCAAGCAGGCGGCCGAGAAAGCCGACGCGTGA